The genome window GGGCAGCGCCCAGGCAGTCGCCTTCGTCGCCGGGCCGATGGGCGCAGCGCTGTTCGCCGCGGTCTCGCTGGACCTCGGGTTCGTCGTGCTCGCGGCGATCATGGCCGCGATGGCCCTGGCGCTGTTCGCCTGGCTACGAGAACCCGCGCTGGACCCCGGCCCGGCTCCGGGCGCGACAAGAGGGCGGGAAGGCTAGCGGCCGGCCCCGGGCGCCGGGATGGCGCCGAGTTGTTGCATCATCCCGAGGACGTCCATGACGGCGCGGTGCTCGACGACCTTGCCGTCGCGCAACTTGTAGATGCTGACCCACTGCACGTCGACGGGCCTGTCGTTAGCAGGGACGCCAAGCCAGGGCACGCCGCCCTTGTTAGTGCCTGTCATCCTCACGCGGACCGCGACCTGGTCGTCGCCGGCGACGATGTCTTCGACGCTGGTCTTGCGGTCGGGGAAGGCCTGCAGCGACATCTGGTGCGCGACCTTGGCGGCGGCCAGGCCGGAGCCCAACTGAGCGGGAGGGCCGCTGTGCTGCACGAAGTCGGGCGCGAAGTAGGC of Dehalococcoidia bacterium contains these proteins:
- a CDS encoding ester cyclase, whose translation is MSDANKKVVLAIEEAWNANRLDQLDAYFAPDFVQHSGPPAQLGSGLAAAKVAHQMSLQAFPDRKTSVEDIVAGDDQVAVRVRMTGTNKGGVPWLGVPANDRPVDVQWVSIYKLRDGKVVEHRAVMDVLGMMQQLGAIPAPGAGR